The genomic window GCACAACAGCTAGGCAGCTTGCCTGCTACCAAGTTGATGGCCATCGATGTCGTACTGCCTGTACGCGACCAGGCGAGCCTCGATCAGTTCGTGGCGAACGTCAGCAATCCGATGAGCCTGCAGTATCGCCAATACGTCACGCCGCAAGAGTTCACTGCCCGCTTCGGTCCGACGCAGAATGACTACAACACGGTCGTGCAATATCTGAAGCAGTACGGATTCACCATCTCCGGTGGCAGCCGCGATGGCATGGACGTGCAAGCCGTGGGCCCGGTTTCCGCGGTGGAAGCGGCGTTCAACGTGAAGATGCACACGTATCAGCATCCCACCGAGAATCGCGTGTTCTACGCCCCGGATCGCGAACCGACCACCGCGCTGGCCATTCCGTTGTGGCACGTGTCAGGATTGGATAACTATTCCATTCCGCACCCGCAATTCGTGAAGAAGGGTGAGTACGCCGCAGCCCATGGCATTTCACCGGACGCAGTGGTTTCGCATGCCACCACCGGTTCGGGTCCGTCCGCGTCCTTCCTGGGCAGCGACATGCGCGCGGCCTATTACGGCAGCGGTTCGCTTACGGGTTCTGGCCAGACCGTGGGCCTGTTCGAGTACGAGGGCATCAACACCTCCGACATTTCGTTGTATTACACGAATGCCAAGGAAACCAATCCGAATAACCTCACCGTCGTCTCCACCGACGGCAGCCCCACTACCTGCAGTGGCGGTTCAAGCTGCTCCTCCGACGGCGAGCAAACCCTGGACGTGACGCAAGCCCAAGGCATGGCGCCAGGGCTGGCCCACGTGGTGATGTATGTCGGTGCCACCGACACCGCCATCATCAGTGCCATGACGACGACGACGGATTCGTTCGGCGTACTGCCGCTGACCATCGGCTGCTCGTGGGGCTGGACACCGGAAGACGCCACGACGCTCGACCCCTATTTTGAAAAGATGGCCGCGCAGGGCCAGAGCTTCTTCGTCGCATCCGGCGACTCCGGCGAATGGACCAAGAGTGGCAATGCGGAGTCGTGGCCGGCTGATGACGCGCATATCATCAGCGTGGGTGGCACCGACCTGACGACCGCCAGCGCCGCGGGTGCGTGGAAGTCGGAAACCGCGTGGAGCGATTCGTCGGGCGGCATCTCGCCGAACGACATCGCCATTCCCACATGGCAACAGATCTCCGGCGTGATCACCTCCACCAATAAGGGCTCGACGACGTATCGCAATGGTCCGGACGTCTCGGCCAATGCGAACTTCACTTTCTACACCTGCGCCATGGGTAGCTGCCAAGCCAATGAATACGGCGGCACCAGCTTTGCGGCGCCGATGTGGGCGGGCTTTATCGCGCTGGCCAACCAGCAGATCGCCAGCAACGGAAGTACCGCGTATGTAGGCTTCTTGAACCCGACGATCTATGCCAACAACGCACCTGAAGGCACGACCTACTCGAGCACCTTCCACGACATCACCAGTGGCAAGAACGAGAAGTATTCGGCCGTGAAGGGTTATGACCTGGTGACGGGCTGGGGCAGCCCGCAGGCCGCCTTGATCTCGAACTTGGCGCAGTAACGCTCAACGTAGCAACGACACGACGTAAGCAGGCCCGGCATCTGCCGGGCCTGTTCGTTGGCGCGGACAGCCGATGCATCCATTCGCTACCATGCGCCGATCTCCATCGGCCAGGTAACGAGATGATGCTCTCTTCCTTTTTCGGTTCACGTCTTACCAACGATGATCGGCGGCAACCACAAAAGCGCAGAGAGCGTTTGCTACTGACCGCATTACTTGCGATAAGCCTCGCCGCAACAGCACATGCAAACAGCGCGGAACAAGCGCGGTGGCACCGCGAGTCGCAGGCCGTCACCATCACCCGCGATGACTGGGGCATCGCCCACGTGCATGGCAAGACCGATGCTGACGCCGTGTTCGGCATGGCCTATGCGCAAGCGGAAGACGATTTCAATCGCGTCGAAACCAACTACCTCAACGCCATGGGTCGGCTGGCGGAAGCCGAAGGCGAATCGGCCATCTGGCGCGATCTGCGCATGAAGCTATTCATCGATCCCAATGACTTGCAGCGTGACTACGCCAGCAGCCCGGACTGGCTGAAGTCGTTGATGAATGCCTGGGCCGATGGCCTCAACGATTACCTTGCCACGCATCCGGACGTACATCCGCGCGTGATCACGCATTTCGAACCGTGGATGGCCTTGAGTTTCAGCGAGGGCAGCATCGGCGGCGATATCGAGCGTGTGAAGCTGGATCCGTTGCAAGCGTTTTACGGCACTGGCAAACCGACGGTCGCAAGCCTGGACCTGCCTTCAAGCTGGGTGGAGCCGAGCGGTTCCAATGGCATCGCGATCGCGCCGAAGCTCACCGTGGATGGCCATGCGCTGTTGCTGATCAATCCGCACACCTCGTTCTATTTCCGCTCCGAGTTGCAAATGAGCAGCGACGAGGGACTCGATGCGTATGGCGCGGTGACCTGGGGGCAGTTCTTTATCTATCAGGGCTTCAATCGCCATATCGGCTGGATGCACACGTCGACCACCGCGGACAACGTGGACGAGTTTGCTGAAACGATCGTGCATCAGGACGGCAAGTTGTTCTACCGCTACGGCAATCAGCTGCGCCCGGTTTCCGTACGTCAGATCACCGTGCCCTATCGCAAACCCAACGGCGCGATGGCAACACGTACATTCACGGTTTACGCCACGCATCACGGCCCGATCGTGCGCACCGAGGATGGCAAATGGATCGCCATCGCGCTGATGAACAAGCCGATGCTGGCGCTTGAGCAAAGCTGGCTGCGCACCAAGGCCAGCGATTACGCCAGCTACATGAAAGTGGCCGAGCTGAAAGCCAACTCGTCAAACAACACGATCTTCGCCGACGACAAAGGTGAGATCGCGTATCTGCATCCGCAATTCATGCCCCGCCGTGACAACCGCTTCGATTACACCAAGCCGGTCGATGGGAGCGATCCGGCGACGGATTGGCAAGGTCTGCACGCGTTGAACGAGTTGCCGCACCTGTTGAATCCGACTAACGGCTGGATCATGAACACCAACGATTGGCCGTATTCCGCCGCCGGTCCGTACAGCCCCAGACGCGAGGATTACCCGCGCTACATGGACACCGTCGGCGAGAATCCACGCGGCGTACACGCCACGATGCTGCTGACGAATGCGCAGAACATGACACTGGCATCGCTCATCTCGCTCGCGTTTGATTCCTATCTGCCGGAATTCGCACGGCAGATCCCAATTTTGATCCAGGATTACGACGCGCTCCCCGCGAACGATCCGCTCAAACGCCAACTAGCCGGACCCATCGCGCTGTTGCGCGGTTGGAACTATCGCTGGGGCATCACCTCGATGCCTACGACGTTGGCCGTGTTCTGGGGCGATACCCTGTGGGACAAGATGGACAAGGCCGATAACGCCGAAGGTCTTTCCGTCTACGATCGCATGGCGAAAACCGGGGGCGCGAATGCGCGCCTGCAAGCCTTGCTGGAAGCAAGCGATCGATTGCAGGCCGACTTTGGCAGCTGGGGCATTCCGTGGGGTGAAGTGAATCGCTACCAGCGCCTCACCGGCGATATCGTGCAACCGTTCAACGATGCCAAGCCAAGCATACCGGTGCCGTTTACCTCCTCGCGCTGGGGTTCGCTCGCTTCCTTCGGTGCACATCGCTGGCCTGGCACCAAACGTTACTACGGCACCAGCGGCAACAGTTTCGTTGCGGTGGTCGAGTTTGGTGACAAAGTGCATGCACGCGCCATCACCGCCGGCGGTGAAAGCGGCCATCCGGATTCAGCTCACTTCAACGATGAAGCCGAACGCTATACCACCGGCAATCTGCGAGAGGTGTATTTCTGGCCTGATGAACTGGCAGGTCACACCGAGCGCGTGTATCAGCCGTCGAGCATCACATCGGCCCCATAACCATCGCCATGTTCGGCGTGGCTGGTCTGTGCCTCGTCGGGGCGACGCTCCAGGGTATGAGATACGGTATCGGCGGTACGGTGCGTGCGAATCGGATGCACGTTGCCGCCGGTTTCTATGGATGTGACTGGCGGCAGGGTTTCGCCAAGCTCCTCCCACAGACGCACGGCCTCGGCCAGGGTGCTGCACCAGCCCGTGCGCCGTTCGCAGACGCATTCCAACTGATGCCGTTCGCGCATGGCGGAGAACACCGGGTCTTCATGGCGCGTACTGCCATGTGCGGTGTAGTGGTGCGGTTCTTTGTTGCATGTGGCGCAAGCGGCAAACGATCCTGCGGCATGTGTGACCTGGCGCTGCATCATGCGGACACCATGCGGGCACCGAAGTATTCAATCCACCACGTCATGCCATGCATTGGCAAGCTCTCCGGTGGTCATACCGTAGACCGCGTTTCGACCGGACAATTTGGCCGTGTAGAGCGCACGATCGGCAGCCTGCAGCAGGGCATCGCAATGCTCTTCCACGCCTTGCATATGTGGCACATTCTCCAGGGTCGAGGCACCGATGCTCAGAGTGATCCTGCCGTACTTGCTCTTTGCATGTGGAATGTTGAGCGCGTTGATGGCGTGGATGATGGCGCCCGCCACCTTCAGCGCGCCGATCGCATCGGTGCCCGGCAAGATCGCGACAAACTCTTCGCCACCGTAGCGGCCTACCAGATCGCCATGGCGATGCAGCGCTTTTCGCAACGCCACCGCCACCGCACGCAGACATTGGTCACCGCGCAGATGACCGTAGTGATCGTTGTACTTCTTGAACACATCCACATCGAACATCAGCACTGACAACGCGTGTTCCGCGCGCATCGCGCGATGCACTTCTTCGGTCAGCACTTCGTCGATATGGCGCCGGTTGGCCAGGCCGGTCAGGTGATCATGGCGTGCATATTGCTCCAACTTGCGATTGGTTTCTTCAAGCTTCTGTTCCGCCTGTTTGCGATCGGTGATATCCATCCATGCGGTAGTGATACCGATAACATGACCCATCAAGTTGTGCACTGGATTGGCCAGCACCTGATAGAACCTGTCGCCATGGGCGATTTCGTGCGCGGGCACGTCCTGGCCTGCGTCGAGCAGCTTCAGGCTCTGGCGCACACGCTCGCCTTCGCCGGGCAGCAGTTCGTCCACCTTGCGGCCTACCAGTTCGTCCGGCTCCAGCGCATGAATGGTGGCGTAGGCAGCGTTAGCGGCAAGATAACGTCCATCGCGGCCGATCAGGCAGAGCGCGCTTGGCGCCGTGTTGTAGATGGCCATCATGCGATACACGCTTTCGCTCTGGGTCAGGTCGATATCCATGACGCCTTGCGCAATACCGCGATAGCCGCGCAGTTCACCGGATTCGTCCTTCAAGGGAACGGCGTCAGATTCGATCGCGACGGTGCGGCCATCCGCACGCAGATGATGCGAAATGACGCAAGCGAACGGCGTGGCGGGGCGATTGCGGAAGAAGCGCGCGACACGGGCGGCTTCTTTCGGCGCCATGAAGTCGTAGATCTGCTGACCGACCACGGTGTCGTGATCACGCCCCAGCAACGACAGCACGCCAGCGGCAACCTTGGTAAAGCGGTAGCGCCGGTCGATCTCCCACTGCCATTGCGGATGCTCGTGAATCACCGCATGCAGGCGGTCGAGCGCTTCTCCATTCATGTCCAGAAACATCGCGGATACCTCGTCACGGAACGGGCCCGGCAACCGGAATTACCGAAGCCTTCGCTGAAGCGCCCGATCGTTGCCTCTGCGACGGGTCGCCACTGCGGTTAGCTCAATCCAGCAGGCAGCGGTTCGACGCGCGAATCGCCACGATCCGTGACAAGGCTGGCCGCCTGGTGACCTTCTGCATGATCGAGGCGTGGGCCATTGGCCCTGCGACGAACGCCATGCGCGGAGATAGTCCACGTGTACAACCGATGCCTGGATCCTGTCTTCGAGCGGGGTTCGACCGGTTGACAGGGGATACCTGTACCGGCCGGGCGCCAAGGCGACATGGCTTCCTTTGCTACGACATCCGATGCGAAGGCATGGCTTCGTCCGGCTACGATCCCTGTGTTGTCACATGCAACATCCTGACACTGCCCCGCTTTCCCCCTTTCCGTCACCGCAACATGAATCCCGACAGGCATTACTCACAGGGGGTAGTGCATACCTGTCGCCAACGTAAGCTCGCTGACACGCATCTTTCCGTAGACGCGCGGGAAAGCTTGAACGCATATCGCGAAGGGCGTTGCCGCTATCCGCATAAGCGTTGCCTTATGGGTATGCAGGATGCTTTTCTGGCGTGCCGGGCTGTATCGGAGGATTCCTAAAGTGCAACGCATGGCAAGCTTTAAGCTTGCTGGAAAGCTTCCATGGCCGGGGGCATCGTGGGGCATTGCGTACGTCAAACCCGAGCTTCTAGCGAACGCGCAAGAACCCGTCGCCTCGCCTAGAGCAAGCCGTACGCCCGGGCGTACTCGAACAACTGCGTATTGGACGTCACGCCCAGCTTGCGCATGGCGTCGTTCTTCTGCTGGCTGACGGTCTTGACGCTACGGTGCAATTGCTCGGCGATCTGCGTCACCGTCAATCCCTGTGCATACAGGCGCACCACTTCGGCCTCACGCTGAGACAGCACCGCCGGATCGGAGCCTTCCACCGCGTGGGGAATGGTCCAGTCGCTGACGTGCTCGCGCATCGCCTCACAGATGTAGGTGCGCCCATTGAGGACCGCGCCGATGGCCAGCAGCAGCTCCTTGGTCATCGCCATCTTGCCGACCAGGCCGGTCACGCCCGCCGCCAGCATGCCTCGCGTCAGTGCCGGGTTCTGCATCATGGTCAGCACGATGATGGGTAGCTTGGGATGGTCGCGGCGCAAACGGCGCAGCAGCGGCAAGCCGTCGCCCGTGCCATCCTCGAAGGGCATCGAGAAATCGGTAATGAGCAGATCGCATGGCTCGTTCGCAAGCAGGCTCAGCAGCTCGCCGCCACTGTTCGCCTCAGCCACCACATCCAGATTGCTGAGACCTCTCAGCAAGGCACGGATGCCCAGCATTACGACGGGATGGTCATCGGCGATGACGATCCGGGTTATCTCGCCATTCGGGGACATAGCCTGATTCGCAAAGACTCTCTAGCCGGCGGCAAGAACCGAACCGCTCGGGATAGGATTCTACCTAAAGCGCATGAATAACCCGCGCCGGGCCTATCGATTGATCTTACGCAGCAAACAGGCATGATGGCCGGGCTGCGCCCTGGCGCGGATCCAACTCCCAGACCGAACCCTTGTCGTGACCCTTGCCTCTTTTATCAGCAGTACGGGAACCGGCTGGTTCGACGCCAGCCCGATTTCCATTGCCGTGGTGGTGCTGGCGGGCCTGCTCAGCCTGACCGCGCTGCTGGCGCTGGCCGTGCTGCGCATGGCTTTCCTGCAACGGCAAAAGCTGATGGATGCCGATCAGGCCCTGCAGCAGCAGGCAGACGTGGTGCAAGCGCAGCTCGATGCGATCCCGTTTCCCATCCTGATCAAGGACGCGGCCGGCCATTACCGGGGACTCAACAGCGCCAGCTTGCGCCGGTTGGGCATCGATCCGGCGCAAGCGGTAGGACAGACCAGTCTTGGCGTCGGCGAACACCGCTGGCTGCCGCTGGCCGATGGCACACCCGTCACGCAGCGCCTGCACCAGTTGGGGCTCGATGCTGTGCGTGAAGACAAGGTGCAGCGCTGCGAACTCGATTACCTCAGCAGTGACGGCCGCCAACGCACCGGCATGTTCCTTGAGTCACCCACCCACGCCGCCGATGGCACGGTGAACGGCTCCGTGGGTGTGCTGCTGGACATCACCGAATACCGCCAGATCGAACTGAGCGCCCGTGCCACCGAACAAAGCCTGCGCGACATCACCCAACGCATTCCCGTGGTGGTGTTCGCCGTGCGTCGGGGCAACGACCGCCTGCAACGGCTGGCCTTTATCGCCGGCAATCTGGCGGCGCTGTTTGGGCTTGAACAAGCCGATCTGGTGGAAAACGGCGACGTCGTACGCGACTGGCCTTTCCACGACCGCATCCACCCCGAAGATGCGCCGGCAGTACGCCGCGTGTTGCAGCGGGCGACACGCCACCGCGGCACTGCCACCTTGGATTTCCGCGCGTATGGCGCCGAAGGGCTGCGCTGGATTCATCTGGTGATGGGCACGCGTCGGCAACCCGATCGCGGCATCGAGTGGATCGGCTATTTCATTGATACCACCAGCATCAACGCGCACAACGAAGTGCTGCTCGCCGCTCGCGATGCAGCCGAACGCGCTTCGAAGGCCAAGGCGGACTTCCTGGCCACCATGAGTCACGAAATCCGCACGCCGATGAATGGCGTGATCGGCATGCTGGAACTGCTGGGCCGCACTCCGCTCGACGAAGAACAACACGAACTGGTGCACGCCGTGGAAGACTCCGCCGGCGTGCTGATGCAGGTGCTCAACGACGTGCTGGACTTCTCCAAGCTGGAAGCCGGCAACCTGCGCCTGGACGATGCGCCGTTCGATCTGCGCACACTGATCGACAACGTGGCCGGCATGATGACCGGTCCGATCCATAAAAAAGGCCTGGCAGTCGAAGTCGGCGCGGATGCGACGCTGGCCGGCAAGCTGCTGGGCGACAGCGTGCGAATCCGGCAGATTCTGCTGAACCTGCTCAACAACGCCAGCAAGTTCACCGAACACGGTAGCATCGCGGTGAGCTTGCGTGTGCTCGGCGACGACGGCCAGGCCCAGCGCCTTCGCATCAGTGTCACCGACACCGGCATCGGCATCGCCGCCGACAAGCAGGCCAACCTGTTCACGCCCTTCTCGCAAGCCGAATCCTGGACCACCCGCCGCTACGGCGGCACCGGACTGGGTCTGGCGATCTGCCGGCATCTGGTGCAATTGATGGATGGCAGCATCACGCTCAGCAGCCGTCTTGGCGAAGGCACCAAGGTGACGGTGGAGCTACGTTTGGCGATCGCCCAGCGTGACGCCGACCGGCCAGCCGAACTGCCCGGCCGGCACGCCATCGTGCGACTGGCGTCGGTCAGCATCGCCAACGCGCTTGCCGCGCATCTGACGGCGCTGGGCCTTACCGTCGAACAGATTCCACCATCGCAGCCGATGCGCACCGGCATCGCCGCCAATCTGCTGTTTATCGATGCGGCCGATCAGGAAAGCGCAGGATCGATCGCTGCGCAGGCCATTCTGGTCGACAGCAACGCCACCCGCGTCAGTGGTTATCAGGATGACGAGCACATCTGGCTCAACGCCAATCCATTGAAATGGCAGACCGTGGCACGCGTGTGCAGCCTGGCGCTCAAGCCGTTGGCACCGCCCTCCCATGAACGCAGCGCGCCTTCGCCGGTGCCTGCCAACCTGCCGCTGCCGATGAGCGGCCGCATTCTGGTGGCGGAAGATCACCCGATCAGCCAATCGCTGGTGCGGCGTCAGCTCAGCTTGCTCGGCTGCGCTTGCGACATCGTCGGCGACGGCCGCGCCGCGCTCGATGCGCTAAACCGCAACCGTTACGTGATGCTGATGACCGATTGCCAGATGCCGCTGATGAACGGCTACGAATTGGCCACCGCATGGCGCAAACACGAGGCTGACGCAAAGTTGGGGTCGCGCTTGCCGATCATCGCCATGACCGCCAACGCGCTGGATGGCGAGATCGAGCGTTGCCTCGATGCAGGCATGGACGATTACCTCAGCAAACCGCTGCAGTTGCGCCAGCTGGAAGATAAGGTGCGCGCCTGGATGCCGCAGACGCCGGATACCGTCATCACGCCTCAGGACACGTCCCCTGATCCCTTCTCTGAACCCGGCATGGAAGACCTGCGCCAGGAAATGCTGCAGGTACTGATGCGCACCAGTGCTGCTGATCTGGCGCAACTCGAACAGGCTCTGGCCGATGGCGACAGCCAAACCGCCCAACGCACCCTGCACCGCACGCTCGGCGCCTTGCAGTTGTTCACCAATGGACGCGTGATCAGCACAGGCCGCACCCTGATGGAAGCGCTGGGTGGCGAGAACGCCGGACATGCTTTGCAGCAGCTGCCCACCTACCTCGGGGATTTGCGCGGCTTGATCTCGGATCTGGTCGGCAACGCGGATCGCACTTAACATACTTAAATGTATGGTCACCCGCGCCTTGGCATCCCCAGCCGGCTGGACCACAATGGTCTCCGAGTACTCGGCGCTGGCCGACAACCCCCGGACCAAGGTTGTCCTCTTCGTGCCGATCCGTGACGTCGGGGGCGTTTCGTTGGTGCGGCAGGCCGTGCCGCACAGGGATTCAGGGGGTTCTTTCGATGCATCCCACCCGGAACAGGCTGCTACGGCAGCTTGCCTTCATCTTCCTCGCCTTGTTGACCGTGCCGATCAGTTCCGCGGCCGACTGGGTTTACCGCGTTCGTCCGCAAGACAATATCTGGGATCTTTCTGGACGCTACCTGCGGCCTGATGTGCCGTGGCAAAAACTGCAGGACTACAACAAGGTCACTGATCCGCTGCATCTTCCGCCCGGCATGACGCTGCGCGTGCCGATCGCGTGGTTGCGCGTACAACCGGCGAATGCGGAAGTGGTGGCGGTGATGGGCAGCGCGCATGTGCAACTGCCCGGCCAGGCCCAGCAGGAAAATGTCGCGCCCGGCATGACGCTCGGCTACGGCACGCATCTGACCACCGACGCCAACACCAGCCTCACCCTGCAATTTGCCGACGGCTCGCGCGTGCTGATGCAGGAAAACAGCGCACTCGATCTGGATCAGATGAGCGCCTACGGCCGCACCGGCATGGTCGACACTCGCCTGCGCTTGCAGCACGGCCGTGTGTCGAGCGCCGTGACGCCGATGACCGGCGTGGCTGCGCATTTCAGCGTGGAAACGCCAGGCACCATTTCCAGCGTGCGCGGCACGCATTTCCGTGTGGCCGCCGATGATGATCATACGCAGACGGAAGTGCTGACCGGCCGCGTCGACGTGGCCGGCGATCATGCACACGTGCTTGTACCCAAGGGCGAAGGCGTTGCTGTCACCGACGGTTCCAAACCCACGCAAGCGCAAACCCTGCTTGCTCCGCCATCGTTGCACTGCCCTGTCCAGCCGGTCAGCCAGATTCCCTATGTCTTCGCCTGGACCGCACTCGATGGCGCGAAAAGCTATCGCGTGCAGATGGCGGCCAATGATCGCTTCGAAACCTTGCTGCTCGATCACGTCACCAGCTCGCCGCAACTCAGCCTGCCCGATGTGCCCGATGGCGATTACGCCGTGCGCGTGCACGGCGTCGACAGCAACCGCCTGGAAGGCGAAGACAGCGTATGCACGCTGCATATCAGCGGTCACCCGCAACCGCCGCTGGTGATGGAACCTCTTCCCGGCGGCAAGGCGCGCGATACGCGCCCGCGTTTCCGCTGGACCGAAAGCCTGGAGGCCGCTTCGTATGTCTGGCAACTCGCCAGCGATGCGCAATTCACCCAGTTGCTGGCCAGCGATCCAAAGCTCACTGGCGACAGCGCGCGCGCGCCCAACACCCTGGCCTACGGTCGCTATTACTGGCGCATCGCCAGCCGCGACAAGAACGGCAAGGTCGGACCCTTCACCGACCCGATGCCCTTCGACCTGGTACCGCAACCGCCCGCACCGGAAGTGGGCAAGCCGAAGTCCTCACATAGCCAGGTGAGCTTCGGCTGGCCGGCAGGTGCGTCCGGCCAGCACTACCACATCCAGCTCGACCGCAAACCCGACTTCGCCCATCCGCAGATCGACCAGACGCTGGATCAGCCCGTGCTTGAGATCAAAAAGCCCGGTTCCGGCACCTGGTACGTGCGCGTGCAGACCATCGATACCGATGGCTATGCCGGACCGTGGGGTGCAACGCAGAAGATCCGGCTGGGTTGCATGTTGTGCCGCGTGGCGGCAGTGGCCGGTGGTGGCGGGTTGGTGTTGTGGTT from Dyella caseinilytica includes these protein-coding regions:
- a CDS encoding S53 family peptidase encodes the protein MARKTCGLSFVIALAFGATGAAHAAQFMTHHVRNAVSEATAQQLGSLPATKLMAIDVVLPVRDQASLDQFVANVSNPMSLQYRQYVTPQEFTARFGPTQNDYNTVVQYLKQYGFTISGGSRDGMDVQAVGPVSAVEAAFNVKMHTYQHPTENRVFYAPDREPTTALAIPLWHVSGLDNYSIPHPQFVKKGEYAAAHGISPDAVVSHATTGSGPSASFLGSDMRAAYYGSGSLTGSGQTVGLFEYEGINTSDISLYYTNAKETNPNNLTVVSTDGSPTTCSGGSSCSSDGEQTLDVTQAQGMAPGLAHVVMYVGATDTAIISAMTTTTDSFGVLPLTIGCSWGWTPEDATTLDPYFEKMAAQGQSFFVASGDSGEWTKSGNAESWPADDAHIISVGGTDLTTASAAGAWKSETAWSDSSGGISPNDIAIPTWQQISGVITSTNKGSTTYRNGPDVSANANFTFYTCAMGSCQANEYGGTSFAAPMWAGFIALANQQIASNGSTAYVGFLNPTIYANNAPEGTTYSSTFHDITSGKNEKYSAVKGYDLVTGWGSPQAALISNLAQ
- a CDS encoding penicillin acylase family protein, producing MMLSSFFGSRLTNDDRRQPQKRRERLLLTALLAISLAATAHANSAEQARWHRESQAVTITRDDWGIAHVHGKTDADAVFGMAYAQAEDDFNRVETNYLNAMGRLAEAEGESAIWRDLRMKLFIDPNDLQRDYASSPDWLKSLMNAWADGLNDYLATHPDVHPRVITHFEPWMALSFSEGSIGGDIERVKLDPLQAFYGTGKPTVASLDLPSSWVEPSGSNGIAIAPKLTVDGHALLLINPHTSFYFRSELQMSSDEGLDAYGAVTWGQFFIYQGFNRHIGWMHTSTTADNVDEFAETIVHQDGKLFYRYGNQLRPVSVRQITVPYRKPNGAMATRTFTVYATHHGPIVRTEDGKWIAIALMNKPMLALEQSWLRTKASDYASYMKVAELKANSSNNTIFADDKGEIAYLHPQFMPRRDNRFDYTKPVDGSDPATDWQGLHALNELPHLLNPTNGWIMNTNDWPYSAAGPYSPRREDYPRYMDTVGENPRGVHATMLLTNAQNMTLASLISLAFDSYLPEFARQIPILIQDYDALPANDPLKRQLAGPIALLRGWNYRWGITSMPTTLAVFWGDTLWDKMDKADNAEGLSVYDRMAKTGGANARLQALLEASDRLQADFGSWGIPWGEVNRYQRLTGDIVQPFNDAKPSIPVPFTSSRWGSLASFGAHRWPGTKRYYGTSGNSFVAVVEFGDKVHARAITAGGESGHPDSAHFNDEAERYTTGNLREVYFWPDELAGHTERVYQPSSITSAP
- a CDS encoding sensor domain-containing diguanylate cyclase, which codes for MFLDMNGEALDRLHAVIHEHPQWQWEIDRRYRFTKVAAGVLSLLGRDHDTVVGQQIYDFMAPKEAARVARFFRNRPATPFACVISHHLRADGRTVAIESDAVPLKDESGELRGYRGIAQGVMDIDLTQSESVYRMMAIYNTAPSALCLIGRDGRYLAANAAYATIHALEPDELVGRKVDELLPGEGERVRQSLKLLDAGQDVPAHEIAHGDRFYQVLANPVHNLMGHVIGITTAWMDITDRKQAEQKLEETNRKLEQYARHDHLTGLANRRHIDEVLTEEVHRAMRAEHALSVLMFDVDVFKKYNDHYGHLRGDQCLRAVAVALRKALHRHGDLVGRYGGEEFVAILPGTDAIGALKVAGAIIHAINALNIPHAKSKYGRITLSIGASTLENVPHMQGVEEHCDALLQAADRALYTAKLSGRNAVYGMTTGELANAWHDVVD
- a CDS encoding response regulator transcription factor, whose protein sequence is MSPNGEITRIVIADDHPVVMLGIRALLRGLSNLDVVAEANSGGELLSLLANEPCDLLITDFSMPFEDGTGDGLPLLRRLRRDHPKLPIIVLTMMQNPALTRGMLAAGVTGLVGKMAMTKELLLAIGAVLNGRTYICEAMREHVSDWTIPHAVEGSDPAVLSQREAEVVRLYAQGLTVTQIAEQLHRSVKTVSQQKNDAMRKLGVTSNTQLFEYARAYGLL
- a CDS encoding hybrid sensor histidine kinase/response regulator, giving the protein MTLASFISSTGTGWFDASPISIAVVVLAGLLSLTALLALAVLRMAFLQRQKLMDADQALQQQADVVQAQLDAIPFPILIKDAAGHYRGLNSASLRRLGIDPAQAVGQTSLGVGEHRWLPLADGTPVTQRLHQLGLDAVREDKVQRCELDYLSSDGRQRTGMFLESPTHAADGTVNGSVGVLLDITEYRQIELSARATEQSLRDITQRIPVVVFAVRRGNDRLQRLAFIAGNLAALFGLEQADLVENGDVVRDWPFHDRIHPEDAPAVRRVLQRATRHRGTATLDFRAYGAEGLRWIHLVMGTRRQPDRGIEWIGYFIDTTSINAHNEVLLAARDAAERASKAKADFLATMSHEIRTPMNGVIGMLELLGRTPLDEEQHELVHAVEDSAGVLMQVLNDVLDFSKLEAGNLRLDDAPFDLRTLIDNVAGMMTGPIHKKGLAVEVGADATLAGKLLGDSVRIRQILLNLLNNASKFTEHGSIAVSLRVLGDDGQAQRLRISVTDTGIGIAADKQANLFTPFSQAESWTTRRYGGTGLGLAICRHLVQLMDGSITLSSRLGEGTKVTVELRLAIAQRDADRPAELPGRHAIVRLASVSIANALAAHLTALGLTVEQIPPSQPMRTGIAANLLFIDAADQESAGSIAAQAILVDSNATRVSGYQDDEHIWLNANPLKWQTVARVCSLALKPLAPPSHERSAPSPVPANLPLPMSGRILVAEDHPISQSLVRRQLSLLGCACDIVGDGRAALDALNRNRYVMLMTDCQMPLMNGYELATAWRKHEADAKLGSRLPIIAMTANALDGEIERCLDAGMDDYLSKPLQLRQLEDKVRAWMPQTPDTVITPQDTSPDPFSEPGMEDLRQEMLQVLMRTSAADLAQLEQALADGDSQTAQRTLHRTLGALQLFTNGRVISTGRTLMEALGGENAGHALQQLPTYLGDLRGLISDLVGNADRT
- a CDS encoding FecR domain-containing protein, coding for MHPTRNRLLRQLAFIFLALLTVPISSAADWVYRVRPQDNIWDLSGRYLRPDVPWQKLQDYNKVTDPLHLPPGMTLRVPIAWLRVQPANAEVVAVMGSAHVQLPGQAQQENVAPGMTLGYGTHLTTDANTSLTLQFADGSRVLMQENSALDLDQMSAYGRTGMVDTRLRLQHGRVSSAVTPMTGVAAHFSVETPGTISSVRGTHFRVAADDDHTQTEVLTGRVDVAGDHAHVLVPKGEGVAVTDGSKPTQAQTLLAPPSLHCPVQPVSQIPYVFAWTALDGAKSYRVQMAANDRFETLLLDHVTSSPQLSLPDVPDGDYAVRVHGVDSNRLEGEDSVCTLHISGHPQPPLVMEPLPGGKARDTRPRFRWTESLEAASYVWQLASDAQFTQLLASDPKLTGDSARAPNTLAYGRYYWRIASRDKNGKVGPFTDPMPFDLVPQPPAPEVGKPKSSHSQVSFGWPAGASGQHYHIQLDRKPDFAHPQIDQTLDQPVLEIKKPGSGTWYVRVQTIDTDGYAGPWGATQKIRLGCMLCRVAAVAGGGGLVLWLLL